In Treponema sp. OMZ 798, the following proteins share a genomic window:
- the pth gene encoding aminoacyl-tRNA hydrolase, with protein sequence MIDLIVFLGNYGKKYENTRHNAAWVLCDSIEIGSNAIWQGKFKGQYAKLPSSMTCGRAVHILKPETYMNLSGESVIAAASFFRLKPENILIVHDELELKPGILSFKWSGGLGGHNGLRSIKSVLNTADFFRLRIGIGRPDFSSQGGEASPDISGYVLSRFAQSELDVLKSQVSNANSFFKELLEADEPQILIKKWAKVPPPQS encoded by the coding sequence ATGATAGACTTAATCGTTTTTTTAGGCAATTACGGAAAAAAATACGAAAATACAAGGCATAACGCAGCTTGGGTACTATGCGATTCAATAGAAATAGGCTCAAATGCTATATGGCAGGGTAAATTTAAGGGGCAATATGCAAAACTGCCTTCTTCTATGACCTGCGGAAGGGCAGTGCACATTCTAAAACCTGAAACCTACATGAACCTGTCGGGAGAAAGCGTAATAGCTGCCGCTTCTTTTTTTAGACTAAAACCTGAAAATATTTTAATCGTGCATGATGAGCTGGAATTAAAACCCGGTATTCTCAGCTTTAAGTGGTCAGGCGGTCTTGGGGGGCATAACGGTTTGCGGTCGATAAAATCGGTTTTAAACACGGCAGATTTTTTCCGTCTTAGGATAGGCATAGGCCGGCCCGATTTTTCTTCCCAAGGAGGAGAGGCCTCCCCAGATATTTCAGGCTATGTGCTTTCCCGCTTCGCACAATCCGAATTGGACGTTCTAAAAAGCCAAGTATCCAATGCAAATTCTTTTTTTAAAGAATTATTAGAAGCTGATGAGCCTCAAATTCTTATAAAAAAATGGGCCAAAGTGCCGCCTCCGCAGAGCTAA
- a CDS encoding ABC transporter permease — translation MDEKIITSYDNQIKELNLSLSDFEPVTRTKTTLQTTRVSIGFWQDVRRRFKKSKRALFSCAVLGLIILICLFGPILSGYSADNGNLKEKNLSPSFSHFFGTDELGRDIFTRVCKGGRVSLIIAIVGAAIDMSIGLIYGGASAYAGGRTDTIMMRIVEILSSIPYLITAILISLIFGKGIFSIIIAMTITGWCFTARLVRGQVLQIKNQDFILAAQALGTSSFKIIIKHLLPNTVSIMIIALTFDIPSFIFGEAFLSYIGLGIQPPYTSWGVLASEAQKTMLFYPYQLFFPALFISLTILSLQIIGDALRDAMDPHLRKYK, via the coding sequence ATGGATGAGAAAATAATAACGAGCTATGATAATCAAATTAAAGAACTCAATCTAAGTCTATCTGATTTTGAACCGGTTACAAGAACAAAAACAACACTTCAAACAACAAGAGTCAGCATAGGCTTTTGGCAAGATGTGCGGAGGAGATTTAAAAAAAGCAAACGCGCCCTTTTTTCTTGTGCAGTTTTAGGCTTGATTATTTTAATATGTTTATTCGGCCCAATTTTAAGCGGGTATTCTGCCGACAACGGAAACTTAAAAGAAAAAAATCTAAGCCCATCTTTTTCGCATTTTTTTGGAACCGATGAATTGGGCCGAGATATCTTTACAAGGGTATGCAAGGGCGGACGGGTTTCTCTTATAATTGCAATTGTGGGAGCTGCAATCGACATGAGCATAGGCTTAATTTATGGAGGAGCTTCAGCCTATGCAGGCGGAAGAACAGACACAATCATGATGCGTATAGTCGAAATACTTTCAAGCATTCCGTATTTAATTACGGCTATTTTAATTTCTCTTATTTTCGGCAAAGGAATTTTTTCGATTATCATTGCAATGACGATTACAGGCTGGTGTTTTACGGCTCGTCTTGTGCGCGGGCAGGTCTTACAGATAAAAAATCAAGACTTTATTTTGGCAGCACAAGCCTTAGGCACAAGCTCATTTAAAATCATCATAAAACATTTACTTCCAAATACTGTAAGCATTATGATAATAGCCTTAACATTTGATATTCCTTCATTTATTTTTGGAGAAGCCTTTTTATCTTATATAGGCTTAGGCATTCAGCCGCCTTATACGAGCTGGGGCGTTTTAGCTTCGGAAGCTCAAAAGACAATGCTCTTTTATCCTTACCAATTATTTTTTCCTGCCCTTTTTATAAGTCTCACAATTTTATCCTTGCAGATTATAGGCGATGCACTACGGGATGCAATGGATCCTCATTTAAGGAAGTACAAATGA
- a CDS encoding LptA/OstA family protein, producing the protein MKKIQTKIRNHKSLRLFPVYFLIFFFLTDITAQTSTISFKADKVTAAVAENKKSTNLIGNAEVKVDSLTISADRIEIFGKDYRYVNATGSVKGEDTEKGYSFKADLINFDRKTDTVTMFGKLELKDTKNDVSITSENIEYKKKQEIIIMRFNVKIINKDINCNSMFALYNRKESKVELTGSPVVKKGKDEFRAGKISVNLDTEDITLDGRVRGSVEQGKEEKEEEKPNV; encoded by the coding sequence ATGAAGAAAATTCAGACTAAGATTCGGAATCACAAGAGCCTTAGGCTTTTTCCCGTATATTTTCTTATATTCTTTTTTTTAACGGATATTACTGCTCAAACATCAACAATAAGTTTTAAAGCCGATAAGGTAACGGCTGCGGTAGCTGAAAATAAAAAATCGACCAATTTAATAGGAAATGCCGAAGTTAAGGTAGACAGCCTGACAATATCGGCAGACCGTATCGAAATTTTTGGGAAAGACTATAGATATGTAAATGCGACAGGTTCGGTTAAGGGTGAGGACACCGAAAAAGGATACAGCTTTAAGGCAGATTTAATCAATTTTGATAGAAAAACGGATACGGTTACAATGTTCGGAAAACTGGAACTTAAAGACACAAAAAATGATGTCAGTATCACTTCGGAAAATATTGAGTATAAAAAGAAGCAAGAAATAATTATAATGCGCTTTAATGTAAAGATAATAAATAAAGATATAAATTGCAATTCAATGTTTGCTTTGTATAATAGAAAAGAATCAAAGGTAGAATTAACCGGCAGTCCTGTTGTAAAAAAGGGAAAGGACGAATTTAGAGCAGGAAAGATTTCAGTTAACTTGGACACGGAAGATATAACCCTTGACGGCCGAGTCAGAGGCTCTGTAGAGCAGGGAAAGGAAGAAAAAGAAGAGGAAAAACCTAATGTTTGA
- the lptB gene encoding LPS export ABC transporter ATP-binding protein, with the protein MFDEKSVLKVEGLNKFFRKKHAVKDVSFSMHQGEIVGLLGPNGAGKTTTFYMIVGFYKPNSGNIYLDGNRITTLPMYKRAHAGISYLPQEASVFRKLTVEQNIYAILETRKDLSKEQKKEKLEFLLEEFGIKANRKQQAYTLSGGERRRTEIARALAIEPKFLLLDEPFAGIDPIAVHDIKSIVRILADQGIGILITDHNVRDTLEITDRAYIIGSGEIVEQGSRDEILNSEIARKIYLGEEFRM; encoded by the coding sequence ATGTTTGACGAAAAGAGTGTTTTAAAGGTTGAGGGGCTAAATAAATTTTTTAGAAAAAAACATGCCGTAAAGGATGTAAGTTTTTCAATGCATCAGGGAGAAATTGTAGGCCTTTTGGGCCCTAATGGAGCAGGAAAAACTACCACCTTTTATATGATTGTCGGATTTTATAAACCTAATTCCGGCAACATATATTTAGACGGTAACAGAATAACAACCCTGCCTATGTATAAAAGAGCCCACGCAGGAATTTCATATTTACCTCAAGAAGCTTCGGTTTTTAGAAAGCTGACCGTAGAGCAAAATATTTACGCAATTTTGGAAACAAGAAAGGATCTTTCCAAAGAGCAAAAAAAGGAAAAGCTTGAATTTCTTCTTGAAGAATTCGGAATTAAGGCAAACAGAAAACAGCAAGCCTATACCCTCTCCGGAGGAGAAAGAAGGCGTACCGAAATAGCCAGGGCCTTGGCTATTGAGCCTAAGTTTTTGCTTTTAGACGAACCCTTTGCAGGAATCGATCCGATTGCGGTACATGACATTAAAAGCATAGTCCGCATCTTAGCCGATCAGGGCATCGGGATTTTAATAACCGACCACAATGTCAGGGACACCTTGGAGATAACCGACAGGGCCTACATAATAGGCAGCGGAGAAATTGTAGAGCAAGGGTCAAGGGATGAAATTTTAAATTCCGAAATTGCCCGAAAAATATATCTGGGCGAAGAATTCAGAATGTAA
- a CDS encoding protein-glutamate O-methyltransferase CheR — translation MADFLTDQEFRMFSDLIYTASGITFSDTNRSILESRLKEKLRDKKLENVSDYYAMLIKDSEEQKSLLDSVTTNLTRFFRNQPHFDALENYVIPELVKVKKAEGKNKLKIWSAGCSTGEEPYTIAMVMKKHLPIGFTAEITASDLSLKCLLVGKTGFYQESRVAGIPDDYLKLYFDKLNDGYQVKKDISQMVNFDYHNLKHDSKHTDFDLVFCRNVLIYFDEPAQKEVIDRFWRAMSPKSFLFIGHSESLFGMETQFKFLKTDWACFYQKGF, via the coding sequence ATGGCAGATTTTTTAACTGATCAAGAATTCCGTATGTTCAGCGATTTAATATATACCGCTAGCGGTATTACTTTTTCGGATACTAATAGGTCTATTTTGGAAAGCAGGTTAAAAGAAAAACTTAGGGACAAGAAACTTGAAAATGTGTCGGATTATTATGCGATGCTTATCAAGGATTCGGAAGAACAAAAGAGCCTTTTAGACTCCGTTACAACAAACCTTACAAGGTTTTTTAGAAACCAGCCTCACTTTGATGCATTGGAAAATTATGTTATACCTGAGCTTGTAAAGGTAAAAAAAGCTGAAGGAAAGAATAAGCTTAAAATATGGAGTGCCGGATGTTCAACAGGAGAGGAGCCTTATACCATAGCTATGGTTATGAAAAAACATCTTCCTATAGGTTTTACCGCTGAGATTACAGCTTCAGACTTATCCTTAAAATGTCTTCTTGTGGGTAAGACCGGTTTTTATCAGGAATCCAGAGTTGCAGGAATCCCTGACGATTATTTGAAGCTTTATTTTGACAAGTTAAATGACGGCTATCAGGTAAAAAAAGATATAAGTCAAATGGTAAATTTTGACTATCATAACTTAAAACATGACTCAAAGCATACCGATTTTGATCTTGTATTTTGCCGAAATGTTTTGATCTATTTTGATGAGCCTGCTCAAAAAGAAGTTATTGATAGGTTTTGGCGTGCTATGTCGCCTAAATCCTTTTTATTTATAGGTCATTCCGAATCGCTTTTTGGTATGGAGACTCAATTTAAGTTTTTAAAAACGGATTGGGCCTGCTTTTATCAAAAAGGATTTTGA
- a CDS encoding isoamylase gives MKKSLFLLVFIALFFPRAFSEKSIEPEVYQKLVESIVRIEAPKIKDGHIIFTSTAKRHVGISFSHEDYKHIHSFQKLPQSELYEGKEPILFYIFPIPDELTEIKYRLVIDGLWSSDPINRNIVFDRIHSMSVSRIEVPYKKEYKTEVNNKNSVKFTYLGEPKKTIRLAGSFNNWDPFMYDLIEVSPGRYELSLHLPPGTWFYAYFSGGTRLPDNTNKNHVYTVDGRIASVITVQ, from the coding sequence ATGAAAAAATCACTATTCTTATTAGTTTTTATTGCTCTTTTTTTTCCAAGAGCTTTTTCGGAAAAAAGCATTGAGCCTGAAGTTTATCAAAAACTCGTAGAGTCTATTGTACGTATTGAAGCTCCTAAAATTAAGGACGGGCATATAATCTTTACTTCAACCGCTAAACGTCATGTAGGTATATCCTTTTCTCATGAAGATTACAAGCATATTCATTCCTTTCAAAAGCTCCCCCAGAGCGAATTATATGAAGGAAAAGAGCCCATCTTATTCTATATTTTTCCGATTCCCGATGAGCTGACTGAAATAAAATACAGACTTGTGATAGACGGGCTTTGGTCATCGGATCCGATAAATAGAAACATAGTTTTCGATCGGATACACAGCATGAGTGTTTCACGTATTGAAGTTCCTTACAAAAAAGAGTATAAAACCGAGGTGAATAATAAAAATTCCGTAAAATTTACCTACTTGGGAGAACCTAAAAAAACTATAAGACTTGCCGGGTCATTTAATAATTGGGACCCCTTTATGTATGATCTTATAGAGGTTTCTCCGGGGAGATATGAATTGAGTTTACATTTACCGCCGGGAACCTGGTTCTATGCTTATTTTTCAGGCGGAACAAGACTTCCTGATAACACAAATAAAAACCATGTTTATACTGTCGATGGACGAATCGCTTCGGTTATAACGGTTCAGTAA
- a CDS encoding chemotaxis response regulator protein-glutamate methylesterase, which produces MEDIRVLIVDDSALMRNLIGKIVDATPGLKIADKAMNGRFALQKLDRVAPDVIVLDLEMPEMNGIEFLRELKKQNIKIPVVILSSIAKEGAKITMDCLELGACDFITKPSGSESANLNTVSETLSKMLLAYGRRHQIETGTRGGDTRKSFSESFTSSLPKPTVRTSAPEPQKEEKPIAHREPGNIQIIAIGISTGGPNALRQVFASIDKDLPQPIVVVQHMPPGFTKEFAASLDKICPLEVKEAEDGDLIKPGRILIAPGGKHLVVEKRSLAAVAKVIDTEPQSGHKPSVDVLFESVAKEYQNHALGIIMTGMGKDGAQNITKLYSEGSRTIGQDESSSVVYGMPRVAWEMGGVMEQVSLDNMAAAINRYGKEFA; this is translated from the coding sequence ATGGAAGATATTCGTGTTTTAATAGTGGATGATTCTGCATTGATGAGAAATCTTATAGGTAAGATTGTTGATGCCACTCCCGGTCTGAAAATAGCCGATAAGGCAATGAACGGCCGTTTTGCCCTTCAAAAGCTTGACCGCGTTGCCCCGGATGTTATAGTTTTAGATCTGGAAATGCCTGAAATGAACGGCATTGAATTTTTAAGAGAACTTAAAAAGCAAAATATAAAGATTCCTGTAGTAATTTTGTCGAGTATTGCAAAAGAAGGGGCGAAGATTACTATGGACTGTTTGGAGCTTGGAGCCTGCGATTTTATTACAAAGCCGTCCGGCTCCGAATCTGCTAATCTAAATACCGTTTCGGAAACTCTTTCAAAGATGCTGCTTGCCTACGGCCGCCGTCATCAAATTGAAACAGGTACAAGAGGCGGTGATACAAGGAAATCTTTTTCAGAATCCTTTACAAGTTCTCTTCCTAAGCCTACAGTTAGAACATCGGCTCCCGAACCTCAAAAAGAAGAAAAACCCATTGCTCACCGGGAACCCGGAAATATTCAGATTATTGCCATAGGTATTTCTACCGGAGGTCCCAATGCCTTGCGTCAAGTTTTTGCATCTATTGATAAGGACCTCCCTCAACCGATAGTTGTCGTTCAGCACATGCCTCCCGGATTTACAAAGGAATTTGCTGCCAGCTTGGATAAAATCTGTCCTCTTGAAGTAAAAGAAGCGGAAGACGGAGATCTTATAAAACCCGGCCGCATTCTTATTGCCCCCGGAGGAAAACACCTCGTTGTAGAAAAGCGCTCCCTTGCTGCAGTTGCAAAGGTTATAGATACGGAACCCCAAAGCGGCCATAAGCCCAGCGTTGATGTTTTGTTTGAATCTGTTGCCAAAGAATACCAAAACCATGCCCTAGGAATAATCATGACCGGTATGGGAAAGGACGGAGCTCAAAATATTACAAAACTTTACAGCGAAGGCTCTCGCACCATAGGACAAGATGAGTCCTCTTCTGTTGTATACGGTATGCCTAGGGTTGCATGGGAAATGGGCGGTGTAATGGAGCAGGTAAGCCTTGATAACATGGCTGCTGCCATAAATCGCTATGGCAAAGAATTTGCTTAA
- a CDS encoding ABC transporter permease — MLNFIFKRILYGILTMFIVASITFFLVHIIPGNPIETIAENLPEERRSELYSQYGYDKPLFIQYIVFWKNLLAKGDLGTSLYYRGRLVTDVIKTHAPISARLGLQALFFGVSAGLVFGILAAVNRGKKLDYGVILIAVIGISIPNFVLGQMLQYFFGIKHNLFPITGWGSFKYTVLPSLALAIGPVAKYSRYMRSNYLDIINQDYILTARAKGASKVRIIKSHILRNAFLPIITMLGPQIAFTFTGTFVIENIFSVPGLGSYFVRSISERDYTMVMGQTIFISFLYVVSLILVDIAYNLLDPRIKIQTKNEVL, encoded by the coding sequence ATGCTTAACTTTATTTTTAAGAGAATTTTATACGGTATTCTTACAATGTTCATCGTTGCCAGTATTACCTTTTTTTTAGTGCATATTATTCCGGGCAATCCCATTGAAACCATAGCAGAAAATTTACCTGAAGAAAGGCGTAGTGAACTTTATTCTCAATACGGATACGACAAGCCTCTTTTTATTCAATACATAGTTTTTTGGAAAAATCTTTTGGCTAAGGGCGATTTAGGAACTTCTCTTTATTACAGAGGAAGACTTGTTACCGATGTAATAAAAACCCATGCACCTATTTCGGCAAGGCTGGGACTTCAAGCATTATTTTTCGGCGTTTCAGCAGGTTTAGTGTTCGGAATCTTAGCAGCCGTAAACCGAGGAAAAAAACTAGATTACGGTGTTATACTAATTGCAGTTATAGGTATCTCCATTCCCAACTTTGTGCTGGGACAAATGCTGCAATACTTTTTCGGCATTAAACATAACCTCTTTCCCATTACAGGCTGGGGCAGTTTTAAATATACCGTTCTGCCTTCCTTGGCTTTGGCTATAGGACCTGTCGCAAAATACTCACGATATATGCGTTCCAATTATTTGGATATTATAAATCAAGATTATATTTTAACTGCAAGAGCAAAGGGGGCTTCAAAGGTAAGAATTATAAAAAGCCATATCTTGCGCAATGCCTTTTTGCCTATCATAACCATGCTCGGCCCGCAAATAGCCTTTACCTTCACAGGAACATTTGTCATCGAAAATATTTTTTCGGTTCCCGGACTCGGCTCCTATTTTGTACGCTCAATTTCCGAAAGAGATTATACAATGGTAATGGGACAAACAATTTTTATTTCTTTTTTATATGTAGTATCTCTTATTCTGGTAGACATAGCTTATAACTTACTTGATCCGAGGATTAAGATTCAAACAAAAAATGAGGTTCTTTAA
- a CDS encoding methyl-accepting chemotaxis protein — MNEINGKKVSKTQVIRRYSNLTIRRKIMISLVSVLSIFLIITSLVLVKKLGNASKRNAIVKLYDSSKSLGGFVETVIKNVYDTNKALAKTFESFQDIPPENRRPYFNNLQKEILRDSEKFVDVWTVWEPNALDKLDYKFKNTEGHDNTGRFIPYWTKISGKISMVPLTEYVSSFWYEMPKTSQHGILIEPNNYEIQGNMLYVAGTAIPIRDKTGKVLGVVGIDYSLDYMQEKLSKEIFFESGYAILISAKGTVLAHKNKNLISKTLPEFENKETADLFFDAKRSLAPFLLETQINGNKHLEVFTPIKIGRTNEIWFVGTSIPEKEIYEESKNLIKLVSIILLAGFVASIIILTFIINGITKRISSVVKALRNIAQGDGDLTARLTGRGKDEIADLSHSFNQTIEKIGFTVRNVANSTLDMQRTGEALAVNVFETASSISQISKNILRVKEQAESQSASVSEATANVEQILQTIKQLDGRIESQAANVAQSSSAIEEMVANISSVTRILDQSDSAIKELADATVYGKEALHLSNSVTHKIAEESGSLIEASNVIQHIASQTNLLAMNAAIEAAHAGEAGRGFAVVADEIRKLAEESSMQGKSISSALKKFSEEISILAASSKTVEQKFNAIFELAENVKSMSSSVMAAMREQESGSHEVLSAIQDINNITVDVQEGSGEMLKAGEDAVKEMNRLEGLTQIINNSIQEMSSGTSQIQTSCSEVKGISQKNKMNIEALAQEVGKFKI, encoded by the coding sequence ATGAATGAAATCAATGGGAAAAAAGTATCCAAAACTCAAGTAATACGCAGATATTCTAATTTAACGATAAGAAGAAAAATAATGATTTCCTTAGTTTCGGTTTTATCAATATTTTTGATTATTACAAGTCTGGTTCTTGTAAAAAAACTGGGAAATGCTTCAAAGCGGAACGCAATTGTAAAATTATATGATTCCAGTAAAAGCCTTGGAGGTTTTGTTGAAACGGTTATAAAGAATGTATACGATACAAATAAAGCCTTAGCAAAAACATTTGAATCGTTCCAAGATATTCCGCCGGAAAACAGAAGACCTTATTTTAATAATTTACAAAAAGAAATTTTAAGAGATTCGGAAAAATTTGTAGATGTATGGACAGTCTGGGAACCTAATGCCCTGGATAAACTTGACTATAAATTTAAAAATACGGAAGGTCATGATAATACCGGAAGATTTATTCCTTATTGGACAAAGATTAGCGGTAAAATTTCAATGGTTCCCCTAACCGAGTATGTAAGCAGTTTTTGGTATGAAATGCCTAAGACCTCACAACATGGTATCTTGATCGAGCCTAATAACTATGAGATCCAAGGGAACATGCTTTATGTAGCAGGTACCGCAATCCCAATACGCGATAAAACAGGAAAAGTCTTAGGAGTTGTAGGAATTGATTACTCTCTCGATTATATGCAGGAAAAACTCTCAAAAGAAATCTTCTTTGAATCAGGCTATGCAATTCTTATCTCAGCTAAAGGAACTGTTCTTGCGCATAAAAACAAAAACCTAATATCAAAAACTCTTCCCGAATTTGAAAACAAAGAAACGGCAGACTTGTTTTTTGATGCAAAGAGGTCTCTTGCTCCATTTTTACTTGAAACTCAAATAAACGGAAATAAGCATCTTGAAGTATTTACGCCTATCAAGATAGGACGTACAAATGAGATATGGTTTGTAGGCACTTCAATACCCGAAAAAGAAATCTATGAAGAAAGCAAAAATTTAATTAAACTTGTTTCAATAATTTTATTGGCAGGTTTTGTTGCATCAATAATCATTCTAACATTTATAATAAACGGAATCACAAAGAGAATTTCAAGCGTAGTTAAGGCCCTCAGAAATATTGCGCAAGGAGACGGGGACTTGACAGCCCGTTTAACAGGAAGGGGTAAGGATGAAATTGCAGATCTATCTCATTCCTTTAATCAAACAATAGAAAAAATAGGCTTTACAGTAAGGAATGTTGCAAACAGTACTTTGGACATGCAAAGGACAGGAGAAGCTCTTGCTGTAAACGTTTTTGAAACAGCAAGCTCAATAAGCCAAATAAGCAAAAATATTTTAAGGGTAAAAGAGCAAGCCGAATCTCAATCGGCAAGCGTGAGCGAAGCTACGGCAAACGTCGAACAAATTCTTCAAACAATAAAACAGTTAGACGGCCGAATTGAAAGTCAGGCTGCAAATGTAGCACAATCATCTTCCGCAATCGAAGAGATGGTTGCTAATATTTCTTCAGTCACAAGAATATTGGATCAAAGCGATTCGGCAATTAAAGAATTGGCAGATGCAACAGTCTACGGAAAAGAAGCCCTTCATCTTTCAAATTCGGTTACGCACAAAATTGCAGAGGAATCAGGAAGTTTGATTGAAGCATCAAATGTAATCCAGCATATTGCCAGCCAGACAAATCTTTTAGCAATGAATGCGGCAATTGAAGCTGCCCATGCAGGAGAAGCAGGAAGAGGTTTTGCAGTAGTCGCAGATGAAATAAGAAAGTTAGCCGAAGAATCCAGTATGCAGGGAAAATCAATATCGTCTGCCCTCAAAAAATTCTCGGAGGAAATTTCCATATTAGCAGCTTCTTCAAAAACAGTAGAACAAAAATTTAATGCAATATTTGAGCTTGCTGAAAATGTAAAATCAATGAGCAGCAGTGTAATGGCTGCAATGCGAGAGCAAGAAAGCGGAAGTCATGAAGTTCTATCGGCAATTCAGGATATAAACAACATAACTGTAGACGTTCAAGAAGGCTCAGGCGAAATGCTTAAGGCCGGTGAAGATGCCGTCAAAGAAATGAACAGGCTTGAGGGATTAACGCAGATCATAAATAACAGCATCCAAGAAATGTCGTCAGGAACAAGCCAAATACAAACCTCCTGTTCTGAAGTAAAGGGTATTTCGCAAAAAAATAAAATGAATATTGAAGCCCTGGCTCAAGAAGTCGGAAAGTTCAAAATATAA
- the murA gene encoding UDP-N-acetylglucosamine 1-carboxyvinyltransferase has protein sequence MHEYIIQGGFPVKGTIKASGNKNAALPCIAAAILSEEPIILKNIPEIEDVFVMLQVFEALGGHYEKLEKNVFKLRMEKVKTSKIPEDLASKIRASILFAGPLLARTGKAILPPPGGDVIGRRRLDTHFLALTELGARVETDQNFSFIAHKLMGEDIFLDEASVTATENAIMAASLAEGTTIISNAASEPHVQELCRMLNKMGAKISGVGSNILTIEGVEKLGGTEHRIGPDYMEIGSFIGLAAVTRGQLKITDVEPRDMRPLRVAFGKLGIGWTLEGTTLTVPDKQKMQVNCDLGGMIPKIDDAPWPGFPPDLTSIMTVIATQVEGTVLIHEKMFESRMFFVDKLIGMGARITLCDPHRAVISGPSSLHGGELVSPDVRAGMAMVIAACCARGESIIRNVYQIERGYEHLVERLKSIGVKIERSEK, from the coding sequence ATGCACGAATATATTATACAAGGCGGATTTCCCGTAAAGGGAACAATAAAGGCAAGCGGAAACAAAAATGCAGCCCTACCCTGTATTGCTGCCGCCATCCTTTCGGAAGAACCCATTATCCTCAAAAACATTCCCGAAATTGAGGATGTGTTTGTAATGCTTCAAGTTTTTGAAGCTCTGGGAGGCCACTACGAAAAACTTGAAAAAAACGTATTTAAGCTACGGATGGAAAAGGTAAAAACGAGCAAGATACCGGAGGATCTTGCATCTAAGATAAGGGCCTCAATTTTATTTGCCGGGCCTCTTTTGGCAAGAACAGGCAAGGCCATTTTGCCTCCTCCGGGAGGAGACGTTATCGGAAGGCGCCGTCTCGACACCCATTTTTTAGCCTTGACGGAATTGGGCGCCAGAGTCGAAACAGATCAAAATTTTTCTTTTATTGCACACAAGCTGATGGGAGAAGATATCTTTTTAGATGAAGCATCAGTTACCGCAACGGAAAATGCTATTATGGCAGCAAGCCTTGCAGAAGGAACTACCATCATATCAAATGCTGCAAGCGAGCCCCATGTTCAAGAACTTTGTAGAATGCTGAATAAGATGGGTGCAAAAATCAGCGGAGTAGGCTCTAATATACTGACCATAGAAGGGGTCGAAAAGCTAGGAGGTACGGAACACCGCATAGGCCCCGACTATATGGAAATAGGCTCTTTTATCGGCCTTGCAGCCGTTACCCGCGGTCAGCTAAAAATTACAGATGTAGAACCGAGAGACATGCGGCCCTTACGTGTAGCCTTCGGCAAGTTGGGCATAGGCTGGACCCTGGAAGGGACAACCCTTACCGTTCCCGATAAGCAAAAGATGCAGGTAAACTGCGATTTAGGCGGAATGATTCCCAAGATCGATGATGCCCCATGGCCCGGTTTTCCGCCTGATCTTACAAGCATCATGACCGTAATTGCAACGCAGGTAGAAGGCACCGTTTTAATCCACGAAAAAATGTTTGAATCCAGAATGTTCTTTGTAGATAAGCTGATCGGAATGGGAGCCCGCATTACATTGTGCGATCCACACCGTGCAGTTATTTCGGGACCAAGCTCCCTCCATGGAGGCGAATTGGTTTCCCCCGATGTAAGAGCAGGCATGGCCATGGTAATAGCCGCCTGCTGTGCCCGAGGGGAAAGCATTATCCGGAACGTCTACCAGATAGAAAGAGGTTATGAGCATTTGGTAGAGCGGCTCAAATCTATAGGCGTAAAAATAGAGCGAAGCGAAAAATAG